The window ATTCTGCATTCTGCTCATTAGCCACTTTAGCAATCTGCTTTTCTACTATATCATCTTCAGTAGCTGTAATTACAACTTGTCCTTCTTTAATCACACCAGCCTTCTCCCAAGCTATCTTCTCTAAATCATTACCTAAGCGGTCTGTATGATCAAGACTCACATTTGTAATTATGGATACCAGACTACTCTTCATAGCATTAGTAGCATCATACCTACCACCTAAGCCAACCTCTAATACTAACAAATCAACCTCTTGTCTATAATAATATAAGAAAGCCAAAGCAGTTATTACTTCAAAGTATGTAGGAAGCTCTAACTCCCTTGCTACCCTATTAATCACGGGTTTCATCTCTTCTATTAATTCTTCTAAATCTTGATTACTGATATTAATATTGTTTATTCTAATCCTCTCATTAAACTCAGTAATATGAGGAGAAGTATAAGTACCAACTTTATAACCAGCTTCCTTATAGATAGCTGTCAAAATCGCTGATGTTGAACCTTTACCATTAGTTCCTGCAACATGAATAATATTTAATTTATCTTGAGGGTTACCTAAATAATCAAGCAATAGCTTTATCCTATCTAATCCTAATCTAATCCCCCTATTATTTAAACTTTCTAAATATTTTATTCCCTTCATCTTATCACCTCATCATAATGTTTAAAGCAATTCTCATTCAAAAGTAACCACTAGCAAGTTAATCTTTAATAATAGATTATTAACTGCTAATTTTGAATTTGATAATACTCCACTACATAATTTTAACTAAAATTAAGCCAAAATAAAAGAGAAATAAATTTATTTTTATATGATCCTTACTTCTATTTTTCTAATTTGTACTTTGCCACTTATCTAAAAATTTAAAAACACTCTTATGTTCAATGTTAAATAAAGAAAAAATATATGTTGATGGCAATAAAAAAGGTGTAAGGTCTTAATTAAGACCTTACACCTTTTTTATTCAGACTTTATTATTTAACAACTTCTATTTTTAATAAGTTTGTTGTACCTGGTTCAGATACAGGAGTACCTGCTGTAATTACAACTACATCATCTTTCTGAACATATCCAGCTTCTACAGCTGCATTCATAGAATCTTTAATCATCTCATCAGTTGAGTCAGTAATATTAGCTAAGATAGGCTTAACTCCCCAAGATAAGATTAGTTGATTAAATACTTTTTGATCAGGAGTAACTGCAACAACTGGAGTCTCTGGTCTATATTTAGATACCATTCTAGCAGTATATCCAGATTGAGTAGTAGTAATAATAGCAGATGCATTCAACTCATAAGCACTCTTACAAGTAGCATGACTGATAGAATCAGTAATAGTATTTCTTGATTCTAAAGCTTCTCTATCCATTAATCTAGAGTATTCTAATTGTTTTTCTGTCTCTACAGCAATTCTAGCCATAGTAGCTACAGCTTCAACTGGATAATCTCCAGCAGCAGTTTCACCAGAAAGCATCGTAGCATCTGTACCATCATAGATAGCATTAGCTACATCACTAGCTTCTGCTCTAGTTGGACGAGGATTCTTTTGCATAGAATCTAACATTTGAGTAGCAGTGATAACAGGTTTACCTGCTTTATTACATTTTCTAATCATTTCTTTTTGTGCTGCAGGAACATTTTCAGGTGGAATTTCTACACCTAAGTCACCACGAGCAACCATTAAACCATCAGCTACTTCTAAGATTTCATCAAGATTCTCTACACCCTCTTGATTCTCAATTTTAGGAATAATCTTAATATTAGCATCATGCTTATCTAAAATCTCTTTAATTGCTAATACATCAGAAGCCTTACGAACAAAAGAAGCTGCAATAAAGTCTACTCCTTGCTCGATACCAAATTCAATATCAGCTATATCTTTCTCAGTGATTGCAGGTAAGTTAACAGATACACCTGGTAAGTTAACTCCCTTTCTACCACCTAGCTTACCTCCATTAACTACTTCACAAATAACATCTGTATCAGTAGTTTCTTTAACTTTTAATCCAATCAAACCATCATCGATTAAGATTGTATCTCCAGCCTTCATATCTTTAGGTAAATCTTTATATGTAACTGCAGTTTTAGTTGCATCTCCCAAGATATCTTCTGTAGTCAAAACAAACTCTTGACCTTTTTCTAAAGTAACTTTCTCATTACCAGTCTTTAAAGCACCAGTTCTAATTTCAGGTCCTTTTGTATCTAAAAGAATTGCAACTGGTATACCTTTCTCTTTAGATAATTCTCTAATATTTTTGATTCTAGCACCATGCTCCTCAAAATCACCATGTGAAAAATTAAGACGTGCTACATTCATCCCTGCATCCATTAATTGAGATAACTTCTCTTTTGATTCACTTGCAGGTCCAATAGTACATACAATTTTAGTTCTTCTCATTCCTTACTCCTCCTCAAATTGATTTAAATTATATAAATAAAATATTAACTATATTTATAATTCGAAATCAAATCTCTCCTCAAAATTGATTTGAATTATATAGATAAAATATTAGCTAATTGATATAACTCTTCGTCAAACTCTTTATTACCTTCAATAGCATCTTTAATATCTGAAATTTCAACCTTATTATGTATTATTCCAACCATCTTATTGGTCTCTCCAGCTAACAATGCATCAACAGAAGCAGCACCTAGTCTACTTGCTATTAATCTGTCTCTACCAGTTGGAGCACCACCACGTTGGATATGTCCTAAAATAGAAACTCTAGTTTCAAAACCAGTTCTATCATTAATCTCTTTACCTATAATAAAGGCATTACTTTGATTAACATCTCTATTAGTAGTAAATTCTTGACCTTCAATCTCTACACCTTCAGCAACTAAGATAATTGCATGAATTTTACCAGCTTCATAGCCAGCTTGAATATTATTACAAACTTCATCAATATTAAACTTCATCTCTGGTACCAAGATAGCCTCAGCACCACCAGCTAGCCCTGCTGACAATGTTAAGAAACCAGCATGTCTTCCCATAGCCTCAATAACAAAAGCTCTTTCATGGGAACTAGCAGTATCGCGAATTTTAGTGATTGCATCAATAATAGTATTCATAGCAGTATCATAGCCAATAGAATCATCAGTACAAGCAATATCATTATCGATTGTAGCAGGAACACCAACTGTTTTAATTCCAGTCTCATTAGTTAATAATGTGGCTCCTGTAAAAGAACCATCACCACCAATAACTATTAAACCTTCAATTCCTTCTTTTCTTAATTGCTCAGCACCTTTTGCTCTTCCTTCTGGAGTTCTAAACTCATCACAACGTGCAGAACGTAAAAAAGTTCCACCACGATCGATAATATCACTAACAGAACTCTTATCTAGCTTTACAAAATCACCTTCAATAACACCAGCATAGCCCCTATTAACACCTACCACTTCTACACCAGCATGAATAGCTTTTCTAACCACTGCTCTAACAGCAGCATTCATGCCTGGTGCATCACCTCCACTAGTTAATACACCAATCTTCTTCATTATATACTCCCCCTTACTTCTTTAAATTAATCTATAATTCACTTAATATCTTTTGATTATTTTCCTTAATCTGCCCCATATTTCTGAATTTATTATATCTTTCCTCTAACAAC of the Orenia metallireducens genome contains:
- a CDS encoding bifunctional folylpolyglutamate synthase/dihydrofolate synthase gives rise to the protein MKGIKYLESLNNRGIRLGLDRIKLLLDYLGNPQDKLNIIHVAGTNGKGSTSAILTAIYKEAGYKVGTYTSPHITEFNERIRINNINISNQDLEELIEEMKPVINRVARELELPTYFEVITALAFLYYYRQEVDLLVLEVGLGGRYDATNAMKSSLVSIITNVSLDHTDRLGNDLEKIAWEKAGVIKEGQVVITATEDDIVEKQIAKVANEQNAELININNKFKWIEHRSDLSCQVFDLKSSKRVYTKLQLPLLGRHQVLNTATAIGAIEAIEDRYPLTIEEIKSGISKVRWPGRVEVLFSNPTIILDGAHNIAGAKTLLNVLDKLDYQNLFLVLSILGDKDVEGIVSSIVPKATKVILTQNSSNRVIDIESLKDKVERYNSNIETQLKLEKAVESAVAEAKQDDLILISGSLYTVAEARSFLLKEKE
- the pfkA gene encoding 6-phosphofructokinase, encoding MKKIGVLTSGGDAPGMNAAVRAVVRKAIHAGVEVVGVNRGYAGVIEGDFVKLDKSSVSDIIDRGGTFLRSARCDEFRTPEGRAKGAEQLRKEGIEGLIVIGGDGSFTGATLLTNETGIKTVGVPATIDNDIACTDDSIGYDTAMNTIIDAITKIRDTASSHERAFVIEAMGRHAGFLTLSAGLAGGAEAILVPEMKFNIDEVCNNIQAGYEAGKIHAIILVAEGVEIEGQEFTTNRDVNQSNAFIIGKEINDRTGFETRVSILGHIQRGGAPTGRDRLIASRLGAASVDALLAGETNKMVGIIHNKVEISDIKDAIEGNKEFDEELYQLANILSI